The Longimicrobium sp. genome includes a region encoding these proteins:
- a CDS encoding alpha/beta hydrolase, which translates to MPRAWPVLKAVAASAFLAACAMVPRPAATSPAPDAWVRTRDGTRLHYRFLGAGTDTVLVVHGGPGLDMNYLAGNPGGLAAGTVLVLYDQRATGRSEGAPDERITMETFIEDLEDVRKGLGLPRVNLLGHSWGALLALRYAAAHPERTRSLVLVSPMEPGQRFRAATRERQARARTPADSVAIARMSSSPAFQARDPVAVDSLYWLSFRTTFRDRALARRLKVGTTPRTAANGTAVASLLFSRLGAYDFWHTLARVGAPALIVHGDTDPIPVAMVQELARHLPNASLAIVPAGHFPHVERPREVRRVLERFWRGLPRD; encoded by the coding sequence ATGCCAAGAGCCTGGCCGGTTCTCAAAGCCGTCGCCGCAAGCGCGTTCCTCGCCGCCTGCGCGATGGTTCCGCGCCCCGCCGCGACGTCCCCGGCGCCTGACGCGTGGGTCCGTACCCGCGACGGAACCCGCCTGCACTACCGGTTCCTGGGGGCGGGAACGGATACCGTTCTGGTGGTGCACGGGGGGCCCGGCCTCGACATGAACTACCTGGCCGGCAACCCCGGCGGGCTCGCCGCGGGTACGGTGCTGGTCCTGTACGATCAGCGGGCCACAGGACGTTCGGAGGGTGCCCCCGACGAGCGGATCACGATGGAGACTTTCATCGAGGATCTGGAGGACGTCCGCAAAGGGCTGGGCCTACCGCGGGTGAACCTGCTGGGGCACTCGTGGGGCGCGCTGCTGGCGCTCCGGTATGCTGCCGCGCACCCGGAACGTACCCGCTCGCTCGTCCTCGTTTCGCCCATGGAACCGGGCCAGCGGTTCCGCGCCGCCACGCGCGAACGGCAGGCGCGCGCCCGGACACCCGCGGATTCCGTCGCGATCGCGCGGATGAGCAGCTCTCCCGCGTTCCAGGCCAGGGACCCGGTCGCCGTGGATTCGCTGTACTGGCTGTCCTTCCGCACCACCTTTCGCGACCGCGCCCTGGCCCGCCGGCTGAAGGTCGGCACCACGCCGCGGACGGCGGCGAACGGGACCGCCGTGGCATCGCTCCTGTTCTCCAGGCTCGGAGCGTACGACTTCTGGCACACGCTCGCGCGGGTCGGCGCGCCCGCCCTGATCGTGCACGGGGACACGGACCCTATCCCCGTCGCGATGGTCCAGGAGCTCGCCCGCCACCTCCCCAACGCGTCGCTGGCGATCGTCCCGGCCGGACACTTCCCACACGTGGAAAGGCCGCGCGAGGTGCGCCGCGTTCTGGAGCGCTTCTGGCGCGGGCTGCCACGCGACTGA
- a CDS encoding methyltransferase domain-containing protein: MKAARILAALKRGIFPHDLAFLLDLPWRHLVLSPRTLAARLPLPAERVLEVGAGTGFYGVEIARSNPAGRLELLDLQPEMLARARRKVEAAGLRNVGFTEAEAGRLPFDDAAFDIVYLVTVLGEIGDPDAFMGEAHRVLRPGGTLSISEHVPDPDRLPVARVEALAGASGFVLREHFGSRWSYTANFTRA; encoded by the coding sequence ATGAAAGCCGCACGCATCCTGGCCGCGTTGAAGCGGGGGATTTTTCCGCACGACCTGGCGTTCCTTCTCGATCTGCCCTGGCGGCACCTGGTCCTTTCGCCGCGCACGCTGGCGGCGCGGCTTCCCCTGCCGGCGGAGCGCGTTCTGGAAGTCGGCGCCGGAACGGGCTTCTACGGGGTGGAGATCGCGCGCTCGAACCCGGCGGGACGGCTGGAGCTGCTCGACCTTCAGCCCGAGATGCTCGCGCGTGCGCGGCGAAAGGTGGAGGCCGCGGGGCTCCGGAACGTGGGCTTCACGGAAGCCGAGGCAGGCCGTCTTCCCTTCGACGACGCGGCCTTCGACATCGTCTACCTGGTCACCGTCCTCGGTGAGATAGGCGACCCCGACGCGTTCATGGGCGAGGCGCACCGGGTGCTCCGGCCGGGTGGGACCCTCTCCATCAGCGAGCACGTTCCCGATCCCGACCGGCTGCCGGTCGCGCGCGTCGAGGCGCTCGCCGGTGCGAGCGGCTTCGTTCTGCGCGAGCACTTCGGGTCGCGCTGGAGCTACACCGCGAACTTTACCCGTGCGTGA
- the sigZ gene encoding RNA polymerase sigma factor SigZ yields the protein MTATATIPTTEQAWTEFRDGLHGFLLRRVGDPDVADDLLQDVFLKVHTQLAELRDPGRLHPWMYRVARNAVADHFRARRAAAPLSEALPAPERERDAVAELAPCIRALVSRLPAPDREALELTDLGDLTQAELAHRLGISASGAKSRVQRARARLKEAVVACCKVYLDTAGGVSDYAPGPNCHCHREDGEAGRSCA from the coding sequence GTGACGGCTACCGCAACCATCCCGACGACCGAGCAGGCCTGGACGGAGTTCCGCGATGGTCTGCACGGCTTCCTCCTGCGGCGCGTCGGCGATCCGGACGTCGCGGACGACCTTCTCCAGGACGTCTTCCTCAAGGTGCACACGCAACTCGCCGAGCTGCGCGATCCCGGCCGGTTGCACCCGTGGATGTACCGCGTGGCGCGCAACGCAGTCGCGGATCACTTCCGCGCGCGCCGCGCCGCCGCGCCGCTCTCCGAAGCCCTCCCCGCCCCCGAGCGCGAGCGCGACGCGGTGGCGGAGCTGGCGCCCTGCATCCGCGCGCTGGTCTCGCGGCTCCCGGCGCCGGACCGCGAAGCCCTCGAGCTCACCGATCTCGGCGATCTCACGCAGGCGGAGCTGGCGCATCGCCTCGGCATCTCCGCATCCGGCGCAAAGTCACGCGTGCAGCGTGCGCGTGCCCGGCTCAAGGAGGCGGTGGTCGCCTGCTGCAAGGTGTACCTCGATACAGCAGGCGGCGTGTCCGACTACGCTCCGGGTCCAAACTGCCATTGTCATCGTGAAGATGGAGAGGCGGGCCGATCGTGCGCGTGA
- a CDS encoding amidohydrolase family protein yields MIRIAIGIAVLAAFAACAGEKGAASPPTDAVALEGVTVIDGTGAPPRPGMTVLVRRGRIAGLFPARSQRLPPGTRVVWLAGHYVIPGLIDSHVHLATWDRGGIYPSLLRHTLMGGVTTVRDMGGRTGKVAELARAARTDTALSPRIYYSAVVAGPRWFATYDSVRVRYWSAGHPAGRAPGVRMLSADAEIDGIVREARRMGATGIKVYSDVPPARFAALARAARARGLRVWTHAVVPPTTPGELAAGGAEVMSHSDQVIWAGAPAVGDREARGVLLRTVSPQGPGFAALFRAMRERGVMLEPTLYVMQGRGAGVPARASLDTLPGWAVDAAAAAHRAGVRLLAGTDDMGRQSPNIHGELQLLVRQVGLTPLEAIRSATQYGAEALGAQDSLGTIAPGKVADLVVLRADPSADIRNTQTIAYVMQRGRLHPRTEPWFRMPLADPPAAP; encoded by the coding sequence ATGATCCGCATCGCCATCGGGATTGCCGTGCTGGCCGCGTTCGCCGCCTGCGCCGGGGAAAAGGGCGCCGCATCGCCGCCGACGGACGCGGTCGCGCTGGAGGGCGTCACCGTGATCGACGGCACCGGCGCGCCGCCGCGGCCGGGAATGACGGTGCTGGTGCGGCGAGGGCGCATCGCCGGGCTCTTCCCGGCGCGGTCCCAGCGGCTCCCGCCCGGCACGCGCGTCGTATGGCTCGCCGGGCATTACGTGATCCCGGGGCTCATCGACTCGCACGTGCACCTCGCCACCTGGGACCGCGGCGGCATCTACCCCTCGCTCCTGCGCCACACGCTGATGGGCGGGGTGACGACGGTGCGCGACATGGGCGGCCGCACCGGAAAGGTGGCGGAGCTGGCGCGGGCGGCCCGCACCGACACGGCGCTCTCCCCGCGGATCTACTACTCGGCGGTCGTGGCGGGGCCGCGCTGGTTCGCGACGTACGACTCGGTCCGGGTGAGGTACTGGTCCGCGGGGCACCCGGCGGGCCGAGCTCCGGGGGTGCGCATGCTCTCCGCCGACGCGGAGATCGACGGCATCGTGCGCGAGGCGCGTCGGATGGGTGCCACGGGGATCAAGGTGTACTCCGACGTCCCGCCCGCCCGCTTCGCCGCGCTGGCGCGGGCGGCGCGTGCCCGGGGGCTGCGGGTGTGGACGCACGCGGTGGTGCCCCCCACCACCCCCGGCGAGCTGGCCGCCGGGGGCGCGGAGGTGATGAGCCACTCCGACCAGGTGATCTGGGCCGGCGCCCCCGCGGTGGGCGACCGCGAGGCGCGGGGCGTGCTCCTGCGCACGGTCTCGCCCCAGGGGCCCGGCTTCGCGGCGCTCTTTCGCGCCATGCGGGAGCGCGGGGTGATGCTGGAACCCACGCTGTACGTCATGCAGGGGCGGGGCGCCGGCGTGCCCGCGCGCGCCTCGCTCGACACGCTCCCCGGGTGGGCGGTGGACGCGGCCGCCGCGGCGCATCGCGCGGGGGTGCGCCTGCTGGCCGGCACCGACGACATGGGGCGCCAGTCGCCGAACATCCACGGCGAGCTGCAGCTCCTTGTGCGCCAGGTGGGGCTCACCCCGCTGGAGGCGATCCGCAGCGCCACGCAGTACGGGGCGGAGGCGCTGGGCGCGCAGGACTCGCTCGGCACCATCGCGCCGGGGAAGGTTGCCGACCTGGTGGTGCTGCGCGCCGATCCGTCGGCCGACATCCGCAATACGCAGACGATCGCGTACGTCATGCAGCGCGGCCGCCTCCACCCGCGCACCGAGCCGTGGTTCAGGATGCCCCTGGCCGATCCGCCGGCAGCGCCGTGA
- a CDS encoding tetratricopeptide repeat protein: MSEANPESLNLLGGDLLAEGRLDEAERAYRAATRAAPDWSAPWFNLGLVYKRMRRWEDSAQCSRRAAELDPEDGGAWWNLGIAATALERWNDARTAWAACGIPVPQGEGPLQMRFGPVPVRLAANQEVVWCDRIDPARGIIENVPFAESGRHRGDVLLHDGEADGFRLRDGRQIPVFNEIERLWGSGESTFRAVVLAAAPEEVEAMQQMADERGMAVEDWTGSVRILCEACSHGTPHSDCGQASAPEWTPERRVGISAVSHDAARTLLQSWAAAAPQRSVLEVACVLPA; this comes from the coding sequence GTGAGCGAAGCGAACCCCGAATCGCTGAACCTGCTCGGTGGCGATCTCCTGGCCGAGGGGCGATTGGACGAGGCGGAGCGGGCGTACCGCGCGGCCACCCGGGCCGCGCCGGACTGGTCTGCGCCGTGGTTCAACCTGGGCCTCGTGTACAAGCGGATGCGCCGGTGGGAAGACTCCGCGCAGTGCAGCCGCAGGGCCGCCGAGCTGGACCCGGAGGATGGAGGCGCGTGGTGGAACCTGGGCATCGCCGCCACCGCGCTGGAAAGGTGGAACGATGCGCGTACGGCCTGGGCGGCGTGCGGCATACCCGTTCCCCAGGGCGAGGGCCCGCTCCAGATGCGGTTCGGCCCGGTACCCGTGCGCCTCGCCGCAAACCAGGAGGTCGTGTGGTGCGATCGCATCGATCCCGCGCGCGGCATCATCGAGAACGTGCCGTTCGCGGAGTCGGGGCGCCATCGCGGCGACGTGCTGCTGCACGACGGGGAGGCCGACGGCTTTCGCCTGCGTGACGGAAGGCAGATCCCGGTCTTCAACGAGATCGAGCGCCTGTGGGGCTCCGGCGAAAGCACCTTTCGGGCGGTCGTACTCGCCGCGGCGCCCGAAGAGGTCGAAGCGATGCAGCAGATGGCCGACGAGCGCGGCATGGCCGTGGAGGACTGGACCGGATCCGTCCGGATCCTCTGCGAAGCATGCAGCCATGGGACTCCACACAGCGACTGCGGCCAGGCGAGCGCGCCCGAATGGACGCCCGAGCGCAGGGTGGGGATCTCGGCCGTGAGTCACGACGCCGCGCGCACGCTCCTGCAGTCGTGGGCCGCGGCCGCGCCGCAAAGGTCCGTGTTGGAAGTCGCGTGCGTGCTTCCCGCATGA
- a CDS encoding SMP-30/gluconolactonase/LRE family protein encodes MKRIGLLAVLAASLAGPALAQQQETRPYVTGNRLGMPVIATPGREFEPISSNVKVFGAIFSAESCSYDAERGVIVVPNRGVPQGVQGNDAWVSFINHDGSVHTARWIGVQGPAQRANLSPPLVLNEPFGSDIARGMLYLADRDGGLRAGEPSVAVIRRFDLRTGAPAGEARVEGVTWINDIEVADDGTTYATQMGDAGADSTWRVWKIAPDGTASVFVQGAPLRQPNGVAFDPQGNVVVVNIGNAEVLTFSPAGRLVKTEQAAQPGSDGLVIMPDGTKYVSSVTQGGVSRIRPGAPAELIARNIPSAASMCYDAGANQLVIPMNPNNGLAFVPLP; translated from the coding sequence ATGAAGCGAATCGGGTTGCTCGCCGTGCTGGCCGCCAGCCTCGCCGGGCCGGCGCTGGCGCAGCAGCAGGAAACACGGCCCTACGTGACCGGCAATCGCCTGGGGATGCCGGTCATCGCCACGCCCGGCCGCGAGTTCGAGCCGATCTCCTCGAACGTCAAGGTCTTCGGCGCCATCTTCTCCGCGGAGAGCTGCTCGTACGACGCGGAGCGCGGCGTCATCGTGGTGCCGAACCGCGGGGTTCCGCAGGGCGTGCAGGGGAACGACGCCTGGGTCTCGTTCATCAACCACGACGGATCGGTTCACACCGCCCGTTGGATCGGGGTACAGGGCCCGGCGCAGCGGGCGAACCTGTCGCCGCCCCTGGTGCTGAACGAGCCGTTCGGCAGCGACATCGCCCGCGGCATGCTGTACCTGGCCGACCGCGACGGCGGCCTGCGCGCGGGCGAGCCGAGCGTCGCCGTCATCCGCCGCTTCGACCTGCGCACCGGCGCGCCCGCCGGCGAGGCTCGCGTCGAGGGCGTCACCTGGATCAACGACATCGAAGTGGCGGACGACGGCACCACCTACGCCACGCAGATGGGCGACGCGGGCGCGGACTCCACGTGGCGGGTGTGGAAGATCGCGCCGGACGGCACGGCGTCGGTCTTCGTGCAGGGTGCGCCGCTCCGGCAGCCCAACGGCGTGGCCTTCGATCCGCAGGGCAACGTCGTCGTCGTCAACATCGGCAACGCGGAGGTGCTGACCTTCTCTCCCGCGGGGCGGCTGGTGAAGACGGAGCAGGCGGCGCAGCCGGGGAGCGACGGACTCGTGATCATGCCGGACGGCACGAAGTACGTGAGCAGTGTCACGCAGGGAGGGGTCTCCCGCATCCGCCCGGGCGCACCCGCCGAGCTCATTGCCCGCAACATCCCGAGCGCCGCGTCCATGTGCTACGACGCCGGCGCGAACCAGCTCGTAATCCCCATGAACCCGAACAACGGCCTCGCCTTCGTACCACTTCCCTGA
- a CDS encoding ABC transporter permease, translating into MNRKRPRRWGAEMAADVRYALRGLRRSPGFTATAVLTLALGVGASSAVFSAVNTVLLAPLPYPQPERLVRIYHQNSAFDRGTLSAADWQGIREQQRSFESVALFRTGGAALTTREGAEWVKVGWGTAGIFQTLGVRMARGTGFREGDDRTGAPLKVVVGDEFARRHFGGEDPVGRPLVLDRVSYTVAGVLPAGVGELAGVQAEVWPILQPPVPTRRGPFGLHGIGRLRAGVTQEAAARELAGTSARVVAQWANGAPDRSVRYTPVPLRDVLVGDSGRSLRLFGGAVFLVLLIAIANVANLVLVRASGRGREIAVRTALGAPRERLARMLLTESLVLGGLGGVAGVAVAALGLKALATVGPRLPRIEEASLDLRVMAFCVAAGLLSGALVGTYPLVAGMSRSIAASIRSGDQRAGAGRGTQLFQAALVAGEFALALPLLLGAGLLLHSFVNLQRVDPGFDPERVLTARISLPEAAYAEPPEMLRFWDEALRSVREMPGVEEAGLTTSLPPDNGGDTNNFDLVERPVAPGESEPAVPWAWVTPELFGALGVPLVDGRMLERRDDSPDRPVVVVSRSWARRYFPGESAVGKRMYVGGCRECVPSTVVGVVGDVKYAGLAEGAESVYEPVRQNPGSTLSLVVRASVSPESLAEPIRQRIRAVDPGVPVRDFATMGERLSTSIATPRSLASLLGAFAAAALVMAALGVFGVMSYAVAQQRREIAVRIALGADAQRVVRMVMRRGMVRAAAGLAVGAVVSVGAMRAVEAMLFEVRTTDPATMAVATALLLGVAVVACWLPGRRAARIDPARAMAAE; encoded by the coding sequence ATGAACCGAAAACGCCCGCGGCGCTGGGGCGCGGAGATGGCGGCGGACGTGCGCTACGCGCTGCGCGGGCTGCGCCGGAGTCCGGGCTTCACCGCGACCGCCGTGCTTACGCTGGCGCTGGGGGTCGGCGCCAGCTCAGCCGTGTTCAGCGCGGTCAACACGGTGCTGCTGGCGCCGCTGCCGTACCCGCAGCCCGAGCGGCTGGTGCGCATCTACCACCAGAACTCCGCCTTCGACCGAGGCACCCTTTCCGCCGCGGACTGGCAGGGGATCAGAGAGCAGCAGCGCAGCTTCGAGTCCGTCGCGCTCTTTCGCACCGGCGGCGCGGCGCTCACCACGCGCGAGGGCGCGGAGTGGGTAAAGGTAGGGTGGGGCACCGCCGGCATCTTCCAGACGCTGGGGGTGCGGATGGCGCGCGGCACCGGCTTCCGCGAGGGGGACGACCGCACGGGCGCACCGCTCAAGGTGGTGGTCGGCGACGAGTTCGCGAGGCGCCACTTCGGCGGTGAAGACCCCGTGGGCCGGCCGCTGGTGCTGGACCGGGTGAGCTACACCGTGGCGGGCGTGCTGCCAGCGGGCGTCGGGGAGCTGGCCGGGGTGCAGGCGGAGGTGTGGCCGATCCTGCAGCCCCCGGTCCCCACGCGCCGCGGCCCGTTCGGGCTGCACGGCATCGGGCGGCTGCGGGCGGGGGTGACGCAGGAGGCCGCCGCGCGCGAGCTGGCCGGGACCAGCGCGCGCGTGGTGGCGCAGTGGGCGAACGGCGCGCCGGACCGCTCCGTCCGCTACACGCCGGTCCCGCTCCGCGACGTGCTGGTGGGCGATTCGGGGCGCTCGCTGCGGCTGTTCGGCGGCGCGGTCTTCCTCGTCCTGCTGATCGCCATCGCCAACGTGGCCAACCTGGTGCTGGTGCGCGCTTCGGGACGCGGGCGCGAGATCGCGGTGCGCACGGCGCTGGGGGCGCCACGTGAGCGCCTCGCGCGCATGCTGCTGACGGAGAGCCTGGTGCTGGGCGGGCTCGGCGGTGTAGCGGGCGTGGCGGTGGCGGCACTGGGGCTGAAGGCGCTCGCCACGGTGGGCCCGCGGCTGCCGCGCATCGAGGAGGCGAGCCTGGACCTGCGCGTGATGGCGTTCTGCGTGGCGGCGGGGCTGCTGAGCGGCGCGCTGGTCGGCACCTATCCGCTGGTGGCGGGGATGTCGCGCTCCATCGCCGCCTCCATCCGCAGCGGCGACCAGCGGGCTGGCGCGGGGCGCGGGACGCAGCTCTTTCAGGCCGCGCTGGTGGCGGGCGAGTTCGCGCTGGCGCTGCCGCTCCTGCTGGGCGCCGGCCTCCTCCTCCACTCCTTTGTGAACCTCCAGCGGGTGGACCCCGGCTTCGACCCGGAGCGCGTGCTCACCGCGCGCATCTCGCTTCCCGAGGCCGCCTACGCCGAGCCGCCCGAGATGCTGCGCTTCTGGGACGAGGCGCTGCGCTCGGTGAGGGAGATGCCCGGCGTGGAAGAGGCGGGGCTCACCACCTCGCTCCCGCCCGACAACGGCGGCGACACCAACAACTTCGACCTCGTGGAGCGCCCCGTTGCCCCCGGCGAGTCGGAGCCGGCGGTGCCGTGGGCATGGGTCACGCCGGAGCTGTTCGGCGCGCTGGGCGTGCCGCTCGTCGATGGGCGCATGCTGGAGCGGCGCGACGACTCCCCCGATCGCCCCGTGGTGGTGGTGAGCCGTTCGTGGGCGCGGCGCTACTTCCCCGGCGAGAGCGCGGTGGGGAAGCGCATGTACGTGGGCGGATGCCGCGAGTGCGTGCCGTCGACCGTGGTGGGTGTGGTGGGCGACGTGAAGTACGCCGGGCTGGCCGAAGGCGCGGAGTCGGTCTACGAGCCCGTGCGCCAGAATCCGGGGTCCACGCTCAGCCTGGTGGTGCGCGCCAGCGTCTCGCCGGAGAGCCTGGCGGAGCCGATCCGGCAGCGGATCCGCGCGGTGGACCCCGGCGTGCCGGTGCGGGACTTCGCCACGATGGGGGAGCGGCTTTCCACCTCCATCGCGACGCCGCGCAGCCTGGCGTCGCTGCTGGGCGCCTTCGCCGCGGCGGCGCTGGTGATGGCGGCGCTGGGGGTGTTCGGGGTGATGTCGTACGCGGTCGCGCAGCAGCGCCGCGAGATCGCCGTGCGCATCGCGCTGGGCGCCGACGCGCAGCGCGTGGTGCGGATGGTGATGCGCCGCGGGATGGTGCGCGCGGCGGCGGGGCTCGCGGTGGGCGCCGTCGTCTCCGTCGGTGCGATGCGCGCGGTGGAGGCGATGCTCTTTGAGGTGCGCACCACCGACCCCGCCACCATGGCCGTCGCGACCGCGCTGCTGCTGGGGGTGGCGGTGGTGGCGTGCTGGCTTCCCGGGCGGCGGGCCGCGCGCATCGATCCCGCGCGGGCGATGGCGGCGGAGTGA
- a CDS encoding dihydrofolate reductase family protein: MTSTSRRPRVVCHMTTSVDGRIVVDGWPAPDDVRREYEQVHASYDPDGWICGRVTMEPFAGGLRGEEEVARHHSGPPREDFVAPGEHDSFAFAVDPSGRLAWESNDIDGDHVVAILSDRVSDEYLASLRERGVSYLLAGPRDVDLPLALEKIGERFAVRTLMLEGGGGINGGMLRAGLIDEVSLLIAPVADGRSARRRSSTSPVTTWRPTGSPSRLSSGAAAA; the protein is encoded by the coding sequence ATGACATCGACTTCGCGGAGGCCACGCGTGGTCTGCCACATGACCACCTCCGTCGACGGCCGGATCGTCGTGGACGGCTGGCCCGCCCCGGACGACGTGCGCCGCGAATACGAGCAGGTGCACGCGAGCTACGACCCCGACGGCTGGATCTGCGGGCGCGTGACGATGGAGCCCTTCGCCGGCGGCCTGCGCGGCGAGGAGGAGGTGGCGCGGCACCACTCCGGCCCGCCGCGCGAGGACTTCGTCGCTCCGGGCGAGCACGACTCCTTTGCCTTCGCGGTCGACCCGAGCGGCCGGCTGGCCTGGGAGTCGAACGACATCGACGGCGACCACGTCGTCGCGATCCTCTCGGATCGCGTGTCGGACGAGTATCTGGCCTCTCTGCGGGAGCGCGGCGTGTCGTACCTGCTGGCCGGCCCGCGCGACGTGGATCTGCCGCTCGCGCTGGAGAAGATCGGCGAGCGCTTCGCCGTACGTACGCTTATGCTGGAAGGCGGCGGGGGGATCAACGGAGGGATGCTGCGCGCGGGGCTGATCGACGAGGTGAGCCTCCTGATCGCGCCGGTGGCGGACGGACGATCGGCGCGCCGGCGCTCTTCGACGTCGCCGGTGACGACGTGGCGCCCCACCGGCTCACCCTCGAGGTTGTCGAGCGGCGCGGCGGCGGCCTGA
- a CDS encoding BlaI/MecI/CopY family transcriptional regulator, with product MEASVPIALSRRERQIMDIVYHRGRATAAEVMEELADPPSYNAVRFKASLLVALGFVPAAVLRDRSAAQRHLVWSVALAAVCGWRRPFDAAARAWVREHIRASAN from the coding sequence GTGGAAGCAAGCGTACCCATCGCGCTGAGCCGCCGCGAACGCCAGATCATGGACATCGTCTACCACCGCGGGCGCGCCACGGCCGCCGAGGTGATGGAAGAGTTGGCAGATCCGCCCTCCTACAACGCCGTGCGCTTCAAGGCGTCGCTCCTGGTGGCGCTGGGATTCGTCCCGGCGGCGGTGCTGCGCGACCGGAGCGCGGCGCAGCGCCACCTGGTGTGGAGCGTGGCCCTCGCCGCTGTGTGTGGGTGGCGTCGTCCCTTCGATGCCGCCGCCCGCGCCTGGGTGCGGGAGCACATCCGCGCCAGCGCCAACTAG